One window from the genome of Methylomarinovum caldicuralii encodes:
- a CDS encoding ABC transporter ATP-binding protein, whose product MEEAVIELRGIHNRFGATVVHEGIDLSVRRGEILAIIGASGSGKSVLLRTMALLHRPTSGQIRLFGCDARRLSGEAERHLRLRLGFMFQNGALFSSLTVFENVRFPLDEHTRLPASLKREIVMLKIALAGLEAGDAAKYPRQLSGGMVKRAALARTLALDPEVLFLDEPTSGLDPVTAGAFDELVVELKSLLDLTVVMVTHDLDTLWNATDRVAFLAGHRLVAVAPIRELVHHPHPAIAAYFAARHRRGGEWKPR is encoded by the coding sequence ATGGAAGAGGCGGTCATCGAACTGAGGGGGATTCACAACCGCTTTGGAGCCACGGTGGTCCACGAAGGCATCGACCTGAGCGTCCGCCGCGGTGAAATCCTCGCCATCATCGGCGCCTCGGGCAGTGGCAAGAGCGTGCTGCTGCGTACTATGGCGCTGCTGCACCGACCCACGTCGGGCCAGATCCGTCTGTTCGGCTGCGACGCCCGCCGGCTGAGCGGGGAGGCCGAGCGCCACCTGCGTCTGCGCCTGGGTTTCATGTTCCAGAACGGCGCCCTGTTCAGCAGCCTGACGGTGTTCGAGAACGTGCGTTTCCCCTTGGACGAACACACCCGTCTGCCCGCTTCCCTCAAGCGGGAAATCGTGATGCTCAAGATCGCGCTGGCCGGTCTGGAGGCGGGGGACGCCGCCAAATATCCGCGTCAGTTGTCCGGTGGCATGGTCAAGCGCGCCGCTCTGGCGCGGACCCTGGCGCTCGATCCCGAGGTGCTGTTCCTCGACGAGCCCACTTCCGGCCTGGACCCGGTCACTGCCGGCGCCTTCGACGAACTGGTGGTCGAGCTCAAATCCCTGCTCGATCTTACGGTGGTGATGGTGACCCACGATCTCGACACCCTGTGGAACGCCACCGACCGGGTGGCCTTCCTCGCCGGGCACCGCTTGGTGGCGGTGGCGCCCATCCGGGAGCTGGTCCACCACCCGCATCCGGCCATCGCCGCCTATTTCGCCGCCCGCCACCGACGGGGAGGGGAATGGAAACCAAGGTGA
- a CDS encoding MarC family protein: MPEYGFYLQAFIGFLAIVNPMGAVPVFLALTSDRSHEERRAIASTAALTVLLVLLAALWGGDVVLRFFGIGIPAFRVGGGLLIILMAIAMLHARQSHAAHTEDEAAEASEREAIGVVPLGIPLMAGPGTISLVIVIAHQVASIMDRLWLSLCVAAVAAIVWIALHLAEPIGSALGVTGLNIMVRIMGLLLAAIGVQILAEGGVALVLGLLPE, translated from the coding sequence ATGCCGGAGTACGGATTCTACCTGCAGGCTTTCATCGGTTTTCTCGCCATCGTCAATCCCATGGGGGCGGTGCCGGTGTTTCTCGCCCTGACTTCCGACCGTTCCCATGAGGAACGCCGTGCCATCGCTAGCACTGCCGCTCTGACGGTTCTGTTGGTGCTGCTAGCGGCGCTGTGGGGCGGAGATGTGGTGTTGCGATTTTTCGGGATCGGCATTCCCGCCTTCCGGGTCGGCGGTGGGCTGCTCATCATTCTGATGGCCATCGCCATGCTTCATGCCCGTCAGAGTCATGCCGCCCATACCGAGGACGAAGCCGCCGAGGCCAGCGAGCGCGAGGCCATCGGCGTGGTGCCTCTGGGAATTCCCCTGATGGCCGGGCCCGGTACCATCAGCCTGGTGATCGTCATCGCCCATCAGGTGGCCTCGATCATGGACCGCCTGTGGTTGAGCTTGTGCGTGGCCGCTGTCGCGGCGATCGTCTGGATCGCCCTGCATCTGGCCGAGCCCATCGGCAGCGCCCTGGGGGTGACCGGTCTCAACATCATGGTCCGCATCATGGGTCTGCTTTTGGCCGCCATCGGCGTGCAGATTTTGGCCGAGGGCGGGGTGGCCCTGGTGCTGGGACTGCTGCCGGAATAA
- the pyk gene encoding pyruvate kinase, with product MKPTGHKTKIVATIGPASDTVTCLIRMLRAGMRVARLNLAHSDPDHHARTIDRIRRASARSGYPVAILADLPGPKLRIGPLDPDPVVLARGQPFVLTTEPVTGDARRASLPLAELPRAVRPGDAVFLNDGFIELRVETVRGNEIHCRVVVGGELRSHKGVNIPKLRIPLPAFTEQDQRLLAFACEQGVDAVSISFVASAGDVHQVRQAAQDLGAAPYLIAKIERAAALERIDAILAAADGIMIARGDLGVETPIETIALTQKRLIRKANAAGKPVITANQMLESMTVHSRPTRAEATDVANAVLDGTDAVMLSEESALGRFPVEAVRMLGRIARHAEAERERRITLPEPGRRKNVQEVIALDVATTVLHLGIRHVFTPTETGATARRIARFHLPAWTIALSPHPATCQRLLFSYGVHPVHTGEDGREWRLIACDWLHRHGIRKGPVIVTQGPSRGHPGETNRLEIIDRIECPG from the coding sequence ATGAAACCCACCGGCCACAAAACCAAGATCGTCGCCACCATCGGCCCGGCCTCGGACACCGTCACCTGCCTGATCCGCATGCTCCGCGCCGGAATGCGGGTGGCCCGCCTCAACCTGGCCCACAGCGATCCCGATCACCACGCCCGCACCATCGACCGCATTCGCCGCGCCAGCGCCCGTAGTGGCTATCCGGTGGCCATCCTCGCCGATCTGCCCGGCCCCAAGCTGCGCATCGGTCCTTTGGATCCCGATCCGGTGGTGCTGGCACGGGGACAGCCTTTCGTACTCACCACCGAACCCGTCACCGGCGACGCCCGGCGGGCCAGCCTGCCCTTGGCGGAGCTGCCCCGCGCCGTCCGTCCCGGTGACGCCGTCTTCCTCAACGACGGCTTCATCGAGCTTCGGGTGGAGACGGTACGCGGCAACGAGATCCACTGCCGGGTGGTGGTCGGCGGCGAGCTGCGTTCCCACAAAGGCGTCAACATTCCCAAGCTGCGAATTCCCCTGCCGGCCTTCACCGAGCAGGATCAGCGTTTGCTGGCCTTCGCCTGTGAGCAGGGCGTGGACGCGGTCAGCATTTCCTTCGTCGCCTCGGCCGGGGACGTGCATCAGGTACGCCAGGCGGCCCAGGATCTGGGCGCGGCCCCTTACCTCATCGCCAAGATCGAACGCGCCGCCGCCCTGGAGCGGATCGACGCCATCCTCGCCGCCGCCGACGGCATCATGATCGCCCGCGGCGATCTGGGCGTGGAGACGCCGATCGAAACCATCGCCCTGACCCAGAAGCGCCTGATCCGCAAAGCCAACGCGGCGGGCAAGCCGGTCATCACCGCCAACCAGATGCTCGAATCCATGACCGTCCACAGCCGTCCCACCCGTGCCGAGGCCACCGATGTGGCCAACGCGGTCCTAGACGGCACCGATGCGGTCATGCTGTCGGAGGAATCGGCCCTGGGACGGTTTCCGGTGGAGGCGGTGCGGATGCTGGGGCGCATCGCCCGCCACGCCGAGGCGGAACGGGAACGCCGCATCACCCTGCCGGAACCGGGGCGGCGGAAGAACGTACAGGAAGTCATCGCCCTGGACGTGGCCACCACCGTTCTGCACCTGGGCATCCGCCACGTCTTCACCCCCACGGAAACCGGCGCCACCGCCCGCCGCATCGCCCGCTTCCATCTGCCGGCCTGGACCATCGCCCTCTCCCCCCATCCGGCCACCTGTCAGCGGCTGCTGTTCAGCTACGGCGTCCATCCGGTCCATACCGGCGAAGACGGGCGGGAATGGCGCCTGATCGCCTGCGACTGGCTTCACCGCCACGGCATCCGCAAGGGACCGGTCATCGTCACCCAGGGCCCGTCCCGCGGCCATCCCGGAGAGACCAACCGGCTGGAGATCATCGACCGGATCGAATGCCCGGGATAA
- a CDS encoding hydrogenase/urease maturation nickel metallochaperone HypA: MLVKMCRLLVTIGACAINGGIPALRNRYEAEAERQGFSRVERVGALSCVEPEALCFCFDAVTAGSIAEGAVPKMRLQELEVR, from the coding sequence GTGTTGGTGAAAATGTGCAGGCTTCTGGTGACCATCGGCGCCTGCGCCATCAACGGCGGTATTCCGGCTCTGCGCAACCGCTACGAGGCTGAGGCCGAGCGTCAGGGCTTCTCCCGGGTGGAACGGGTGGGTGCGCTTTCCTGCGTGGAACCGGAAGCGCTGTGTTTCTGTTTCGACGCGGTCACGGCCGGCAGCATCGCCGAGGGGGCGGTGCCGAAGATGCGCCTTCAGGAACTGGAAGTCCGCTGA
- the corA gene encoding magnesium/cobalt transporter CorA → MPKVQGYSFDTQHFIECGDEALEALREWRHTDRVNWIRIQGRPGVLWMRRYGEVLGLHPLAQEDILEGEQRPKMEPYDDHLFVVLNVPVLVHGRVVLRQLYISLHRNHLVTVFEGDRDPFDGIVRRLRQNGHDRLRRADLDYLFYALVDVAVDGAFPVLEQLDDQLEVLEENLIVNPDRRALGDIYRLRHDILLLRRSAWPQRETLGRLLREADEWIGETVRFYLRDCLDHAHQIADLLQTLADTSANLLDIYLSSASMRTNEIMRVLTVFATIFMPLTFIVGVYGMNFRHMPELEWRYGYPAVLGICLMIALGLLIWFRRKGWL, encoded by the coding sequence ATGCCCAAAGTCCAGGGATACAGCTTCGACACCCAGCATTTCATCGAGTGCGGTGACGAGGCGTTGGAGGCGCTGCGTGAGTGGCGCCACACCGACCGGGTCAACTGGATCCGGATCCAGGGACGCCCCGGGGTGCTGTGGATGCGGCGTTACGGTGAGGTTCTCGGTCTCCACCCCCTGGCCCAGGAGGACATCCTCGAAGGTGAGCAGCGTCCCAAGATGGAGCCCTACGATGACCATCTGTTCGTGGTGCTCAATGTGCCGGTACTGGTACACGGCCGGGTGGTGCTGCGCCAGCTCTATATCTCCCTGCACCGCAATCATCTGGTGACGGTGTTCGAGGGGGATCGCGATCCCTTCGACGGCATCGTGCGCCGTCTGCGTCAAAATGGCCACGACCGGCTGCGGCGCGCGGATCTGGACTATCTGTTCTATGCCCTGGTGGATGTGGCCGTCGATGGCGCCTTTCCGGTGCTGGAGCAGCTCGATGACCAGCTGGAGGTGCTGGAGGAGAACCTCATCGTCAACCCCGACCGCCGCGCCCTGGGGGACATCTACCGCCTGCGCCACGACATCCTGCTGCTGCGCCGCAGCGCCTGGCCCCAGCGCGAAACCCTCGGGAGGCTGCTGCGCGAGGCCGATGAGTGGATCGGCGAGACGGTGCGGTTCTATCTGCGCGACTGTCTCGACCACGCCCACCAGATCGCCGATCTGCTCCAGACCCTGGCCGACACCAGCGCCAACCTGCTCGACATCTATCTTTCCAGCGCCAGCATGCGCACCAACGAGATCATGCGGGTGCTGACCGTGTTCGCCACCATCTTCATGCCGCTGACATTCATTGTCGGTGTGTATGGTATGAACTTCAGGCACATGCCGGAGCTGGAATGGCGCTATGGCTATCCTGCAGTGCTGGGGATATGCCTGATGATCGCCCTGGGTCTGCTGATCTGGTTCCGCCGCAAAGGCTGGCTTTGA
- a CDS encoding NAD-binding protein yields the protein MARRLRHLRRFLPRWQASAAYLSRTLALEAWFPHLPLGLAVGLLGMVHLLPPPIRTLEQALYFTIETLSTVGYGDIVAQAPQARLFLVSLISAGTVAVASIFGAILVPLINRQMEALFHRRRSMNRKDHYIIVGASALAYNTYQELCRRGENITFILRRDPEGSPYSDLDVVVGDASDIEVLKQAGGDQAKAILALTDDDSENAFIVLAAKELDKVRTIAAVNDARNLKRLRRVKPNLIIAPPVLGGELLAMALSGETIDSKRLMQLLMGSI from the coding sequence ATGGCCCGCCGTTTGCGCCATCTACGCCGTTTTTTGCCCCGCTGGCAAGCCAGTGCCGCCTACCTGAGCCGCACGCTGGCGCTGGAAGCCTGGTTCCCCCATCTGCCCCTGGGCCTGGCGGTGGGGCTGCTGGGGATGGTCCATCTGCTGCCGCCGCCGATCCGCACCCTGGAGCAGGCCCTGTACTTCACCATCGAAACCCTGTCCACCGTCGGTTACGGTGACATCGTCGCCCAGGCCCCCCAGGCGCGTCTGTTTCTGGTCTCCCTCATCAGCGCCGGCACAGTGGCGGTGGCGAGCATTTTCGGCGCCATCCTCGTCCCCCTCATCAACCGCCAGATGGAAGCCCTGTTCCACCGGAGGAGATCCATGAACCGCAAGGACCACTACATCATCGTCGGCGCCAGCGCCCTGGCCTACAACACCTATCAGGAACTGTGCCGCCGCGGCGAGAATATCACCTTCATCCTCCGCCGCGATCCGGAAGGCAGTCCCTACAGCGACCTGGACGTGGTCGTGGGCGATGCCAGCGACATCGAGGTGCTCAAACAGGCCGGCGGCGATCAGGCCAAGGCGATCCTGGCCCTGACCGACGACGATTCGGAAAACGCCTTCATCGTGCTCGCCGCCAAGGAATTGGACAAGGTGCGCACCATCGCCGCCGTCAACGACGCCCGCAACCTCAAGCGCCTGCGCCGGGTCAAGCCCAACCTCATCATCGCCCCGCCGGTGCTCGGCGGCGAGCTTCTGGCCATGGCCCTGAGCGGGGAAACCATCGATTCCAAGCGCCTGATGCAGTTGTTGATGGGATCGATCTGA
- a CDS encoding low affinity iron permease family protein produces MPAPQHSPTHALERLLDQWSIDVRAWNARFDRFARFASRLAGRPLAFNLAIFVILVWMLSGPFFGFSDTWQLIINTATTIVTFLMVFIIQHTQNRDTDAIQIKLDELIRSVDTAENMLLDLEEMEEEELLLLRQRYMELARKAREELEKRRRGEG; encoded by the coding sequence ATGCCGGCACCGCAACACAGTCCGACTCACGCTCTGGAACGCCTGCTCGATCAGTGGAGCATCGACGTCCGCGCGTGGAACGCCCGCTTCGACCGTTTCGCCCGTTTCGCCTCGCGCCTGGCCGGCCGGCCTCTCGCCTTCAACCTGGCCATCTTCGTCATTCTCGTCTGGATGCTGAGCGGGCCGTTCTTCGGCTTCAGCGACACCTGGCAGCTCATCATCAACACCGCCACCACCATCGTCACGTTCCTGATGGTGTTCATCATCCAGCACACCCAGAACCGCGACACCGACGCGATCCAGATCAAGCTCGACGAGCTGATCCGGTCAGTCGACACCGCCGAGAACATGCTGCTCGATCTGGAGGAGATGGAGGAGGAGGAACTGCTGCTGCTGCGCCAGCGCTACATGGAACTGGCGCGCAAGGCCCGCGAGGAGCTGGAAAAACGCAGGCGGGGGGAGGGCTGA
- a CDS encoding ABC-type transport auxiliary lipoprotein family protein → MEKITRLLMTLMLAMLLVGCSLLPQPPRPQRLLSLEAAPLREMPPAGGEKVLRFDPVTAAGPLQGVEILYRRGGPEVSHYARHRWLAPPAELIDRAVMETLAPHLPYRAVVRPGTPADADQRLSITLLRLEQVFTADGRSQVHLALRVVWQTERSGRILGSRLFRYRQPARPTAEGAAIAAGQALERFFQDLLIWLRNGHGEG, encoded by the coding sequence ATGGAAAAAATCACACGTCTTTTGATGACGCTCATGCTGGCGATGCTGCTGGTGGGCTGCTCACTGCTGCCGCAGCCTCCCCGGCCTCAGCGCCTTCTGAGCCTGGAGGCAGCGCCGCTGCGGGAGATGCCGCCTGCCGGGGGGGAGAAGGTGCTGCGCTTCGATCCGGTCACGGCAGCCGGCCCGCTGCAGGGCGTCGAAATCCTCTACCGCCGCGGGGGACCGGAAGTGTCTCACTACGCCCGCCACCGCTGGCTGGCCCCGCCCGCCGAGCTGATCGACCGCGCGGTCATGGAAACCCTGGCGCCGCATCTGCCCTACCGCGCGGTGGTGCGTCCCGGCACCCCGGCAGATGCGGACCAGCGCCTGAGCATCACCCTGTTGCGGCTGGAACAGGTTTTTACCGCCGATGGCCGCAGCCAGGTGCATCTGGCGCTGCGGGTTGTCTGGCAGACGGAGCGAAGTGGAAGGATTCTCGGCTCCCGCCTGTTCCGCTACCGCCAGCCGGCCCGGCCGACCGCCGAGGGGGCCGCGATCGCCGCCGGGCAGGCCCTGGAGCGGTTCTTCCAGGATCTGCTCATCTGGCTCAGGAACGGTCATGGCGAAGGCTGA
- a CDS encoding MlaD family protein — METKVNYVLVGLFVLVLTAAAIVAGLWLASDLGVTRYRPYLAYFHESVAGLNPSAAVKYRGVDVGLVRALSLDPADPTRVQVRLDIADGTPVRTDTYAILKFQGLTGIAFVELEGGAHGRPLASPLPDGSPAVIPTRPSPAGRLDEAVSRAAARIDQLGARLAAVLDQENIQALHHILANLEEVTATLARNRENLDRLLTETARFSRDLAAAGESLPQLGRQLNRLLTDYDRLAAQLIQAATVVTRLGRQLERTSAATGRDLHQALLTLEAEIQRLSLEVGASARELRRLSRRLSQHPNALIYGSPQPPPGPGE, encoded by the coding sequence ATGGAAACCAAGGTGAACTACGTCCTGGTGGGCCTGTTCGTGCTGGTGCTGACGGCGGCCGCCATCGTCGCCGGCCTGTGGTTGGCCTCGGATCTGGGGGTGACCCGCTACCGCCCGTATCTGGCCTATTTCCACGAGTCGGTGGCCGGGCTCAATCCCAGCGCCGCGGTCAAGTACCGGGGGGTCGATGTGGGGCTGGTGCGGGCGCTGTCCCTCGATCCGGCCGATCCCACCCGGGTGCAGGTGCGGCTGGACATCGCCGACGGCACACCGGTCCGCACCGACACCTACGCCATCCTCAAGTTTCAGGGCCTGACCGGCATCGCCTTCGTGGAGCTGGAAGGAGGCGCCCACGGCCGCCCGCTGGCCAGCCCGCTGCCGGACGGCAGTCCGGCGGTGATCCCCACCCGGCCCTCACCAGCCGGCCGCCTCGATGAAGCCGTCAGCAGGGCCGCAGCGCGCATCGACCAGCTCGGCGCACGGCTGGCGGCGGTGCTCGATCAGGAAAACATCCAGGCGCTGCACCACATTCTGGCCAATCTCGAGGAAGTGACCGCCACGTTGGCCCGGAACCGGGAAAATCTGGATCGTCTGCTGACCGAAACAGCCCGCTTCAGCCGCGACCTGGCCGCGGCGGGCGAATCGCTGCCGCAACTGGGCCGGCAGCTCAACCGCCTGCTGACCGATTACGACCGCCTGGCGGCACAACTGATCCAGGCGGCCACCGTCGTCACCCGCCTGGGCCGGCAGCTGGAACGCACCAGCGCCGCCACCGGCCGCGACCTGCATCAGGCACTGCTCACCCTGGAAGCGGAAATCCAGCGCCTGAGTCTGGAGGTGGGCGCCAGCGCCCGCGAGCTGCGCCGCCTGAGTCGCCGCCTCAGCCAGCATCCCAATGCCTTGATCTACGGCTCGCCGCAGCCGCCGCCGGGACCTGGGGAATGA
- a CDS encoding ABC transporter permease, protein MAGWRFEDARLLLTGSWTVLCLQDVRLQRLPSLPAGRSLVIDGSGLTALDSAGARAIVDLRARLRQAGIDVTLEGFSKARCRLLALVERELAPPPAIPSPHWLAHLGRAVCEVIDDGLGFLAFVGRLALQALGWLLRPWRIRWRALLAETQRAGVNALFIVGLLSFLMGVVIAYQGGDPLSQYGANIYIVDLVGLTILREIAPLVTAIIMAGRTGSSYTAEIGAMRITEEVDALRSLALEPVEILALPKLAAMLVAMPLLIVFADFTGILGGVVVSDLLFGVGLRGYLERLPQTFLMPSSFWVGLVKAPVFAFLITAIGCHQGFRVRGGATSVGYATTRSVVQSIFLVIVVDALFSILFNKLDL, encoded by the coding sequence ATGGCAGGTTGGCGTTTCGAAGATGCCCGGTTGCTGCTTACCGGGTCGTGGACTGTTTTGTGTCTCCAGGATGTTCGGTTGCAAAGGTTGCCGTCGCTGCCGGCCGGCCGCTCCCTGGTCATCGACGGCAGCGGCCTGACGGCGCTGGATTCCGCCGGGGCCCGGGCCATCGTCGATCTGAGGGCGCGGCTGCGCCAAGCGGGAATCGACGTGACCCTGGAGGGTTTCAGCAAGGCCCGCTGCCGGCTGCTGGCGCTGGTGGAACGGGAGCTGGCCCCGCCTCCGGCCATTCCGTCGCCCCACTGGCTGGCGCATCTGGGGCGGGCGGTCTGCGAGGTGATCGACGACGGGCTGGGATTTCTGGCCTTCGTCGGCCGCCTGGCGCTTCAGGCGCTGGGCTGGCTGCTGCGCCCGTGGCGCATCCGCTGGCGGGCGCTGCTGGCGGAAACGCAGCGGGCCGGCGTCAACGCCCTGTTCATCGTCGGCCTGTTGTCTTTCCTGATGGGGGTGGTGATCGCCTACCAGGGCGGCGACCCCCTGAGCCAGTACGGGGCCAACATCTACATCGTCGATCTGGTGGGACTGACCATCCTGCGCGAGATCGCTCCGCTGGTGACGGCGATCATCATGGCCGGCCGCACCGGTTCCTCCTACACCGCCGAGATCGGCGCCATGAGGATCACCGAGGAGGTGGACGCCCTGCGCAGTCTGGCGCTCGAGCCGGTGGAGATCCTCGCCCTGCCCAAGCTGGCGGCAATGCTGGTGGCGATGCCGCTTCTGATCGTGTTCGCCGATTTCACCGGCATCCTGGGCGGGGTCGTGGTGTCCGACCTGCTGTTCGGGGTGGGGCTGAGGGGCTATCTGGAGCGCCTGCCCCAGACCTTCCTCATGCCCAGTTCCTTCTGGGTCGGGCTGGTGAAGGCGCCGGTGTTCGCCTTTCTCATCACCGCCATCGGCTGCCACCAGGGCTTCCGGGTGCGGGGCGGGGCCACCAGCGTCGGTTACGCCACCACCCGCAGCGTGGTGCAGAGCATCTTTCTGGTGATCGTGGTAGATGCGCTGTTTTCCATTCTGTTCAACAAGCTGGATCTGTGA
- a CDS encoding acetate/propionate family kinase yields the protein MSLLTLNCGSSSVKFALFEPAALERRLEGEIEAIGTAEGRIQVLGEHRLDQHVQLADHHQALARLAALLGQWRIVPRAVGHRVVHGGERFHETVVVDDAVLAAIETTAALAPLHNPINLEGIRLAQQLWPQAVQIAAFDTAFHQTLPPEAFHYAVPKVWYPAHGVRRYGFHGLSHAYVTRRAAEQLGKPPAEFNAISLHLGSGASACAIENGKSIDTSMGLTPLEGLVMGTRPGDLDPGVLLHLLRRGLTAAALDEALNRTSGLKGLCGHADMREVRQAAAGGDEDARLALAVFCRRVKKYIGAYLALLGRIDALIFTAGIGQHSPEVRARCLEGLEGLGLTLDPQRNRQADGHTLAPIHHPEAKTAILVVPTDEAWQIAHDMQTLLNLRENDHDHA from the coding sequence ATGTCCCTGCTGACCCTCAACTGCGGCAGTTCCTCGGTCAAATTCGCCCTGTTCGAGCCTGCCGCCCTGGAGCGTCGCCTGGAGGGGGAGATCGAGGCCATCGGCACCGCCGAAGGCCGGATACAGGTGCTCGGGGAACACCGGCTCGACCAGCACGTACAGCTGGCGGATCACCATCAGGCCCTGGCGCGGCTCGCGGCCCTGCTGGGGCAATGGCGGATCGTTCCCCGCGCCGTCGGTCACCGGGTTGTCCACGGCGGCGAACGGTTTCATGAAACCGTGGTCGTGGACGACGCCGTGCTGGCGGCGATCGAAACCACCGCGGCGCTGGCGCCGCTGCACAACCCGATCAATCTGGAAGGCATCCGCCTGGCGCAGCAACTGTGGCCGCAGGCGGTCCAGATCGCCGCCTTCGACACCGCCTTTCACCAGACCCTGCCGCCGGAAGCGTTCCACTACGCCGTCCCCAAGGTCTGGTATCCGGCCCACGGCGTGCGCCGCTACGGCTTCCACGGCCTGTCCCACGCCTACGTCACCCGGCGGGCGGCCGAACAGCTGGGCAAACCGCCGGCGGAGTTCAACGCCATTTCCCTGCATCTGGGCAGCGGCGCCAGCGCCTGTGCGATCGAAAACGGCAAAAGCATCGACACTTCCATGGGCCTGACGCCGCTGGAGGGGCTGGTAATGGGCACCCGCCCCGGCGACCTGGACCCCGGTGTGCTGCTGCACCTGCTGCGCCGGGGCCTGACGGCCGCAGCCCTGGACGAGGCGCTCAACCGTACCAGCGGCCTCAAGGGCCTGTGCGGCCATGCGGACATGCGCGAAGTCCGGCAGGCGGCCGCTGGCGGCGATGAGGACGCCCGGCTGGCGCTGGCGGTCTTCTGCCGCCGGGTGAAGAAATACATCGGCGCCTACCTGGCTTTACTGGGCCGGATCGACGCCCTGATCTTCACCGCCGGCATCGGCCAGCACAGCCCCGAAGTCCGCGCCCGCTGTCTCGAAGGGCTGGAAGGGCTGGGGCTCACCCTCGACCCGCAGCGCAACCGCCAGGCCGACGGCCACACCCTTGCCCCGATCCACCATCCGGAGGCGAAAACCGCCATTCTCGTCGTTCCCACCGACGAGGCCTGGCAGATCGCCCATGACATGCAGACGCTTTTGAACCTTCGGGAGAATGACCATGACCACGCTTAG